The proteins below come from a single Acidimicrobiia bacterium genomic window:
- a CDS encoding oxidoreductase, which produces MAATKKKWTFQWKELYDEVITSGLCTGCAGCVIACPHDVIGYKHAPGQYKPFHLEGELGLDDCGHGQKGCTSCTRACPRFRDWEAEADQHLFARTRQPDELSGIYKDILLTRASDKTVHQMGQDGGLVSAILIWCLENNIIDGALTSHLEAPAEDGVTSWKAIPALATDRAGVLAGAGSRYTYSANTLAIKKAKEQDLESLALVGMSCQTSIGPVMWHRKVGKAGKPIKLNIGLLCSKSFDDSIFEELFEAKYGLAKADMTKMNIKGVFQIWMRNGDYHEINLKECHAWTREGCHHCPDFAAEHADISTGGIGENKDWTLTIVRTELGRQIIMKMLEEGVIEGRPGDSDPGAIALMNKLAAKSRARWPDWANKSARQGIEVKAG; this is translated from the coding sequence ATGGCAGCAACCAAAAAGAAGTGGACCTTCCAATGGAAGGAACTCTACGACGAGGTCATCACCTCCGGTCTTTGCACCGGCTGTGCGGGCTGCGTCATTGCCTGCCCCCACGACGTAATCGGCTACAAACACGCCCCCGGCCAATACAAACCCTTTCACCTTGAAGGCGAACTCGGTTTAGACGACTGTGGCCACGGGCAAAAAGGCTGCACCTCCTGCACCCGAGCCTGCCCCCGGTTCCGCGACTGGGAAGCCGAAGCCGACCAGCACCTCTTCGCACGAACCCGCCAACCCGACGAACTCTCCGGCATCTACAAAGACATTTTGCTTACCCGAGCCTCCGACAAAACAGTGCACCAAATGGGGCAAGACGGCGGGCTGGTTTCCGCCATTTTGATTTGGTGCCTCGAAAACAACATCATCGACGGCGCCCTGACCTCACACCTCGAAGCCCCCGCCGAAGACGGGGTCACCAGTTGGAAAGCCATCCCCGCTTTAGCCACCGACCGAGCCGGCGTGCTCGCCGGAGCAGGCAGCCGCTACACCTATTCGGCCAACACCCTGGCCATAAAAAAAGCCAAAGAACAAGACCTCGAATCTTTAGCCCTGGTAGGCATGAGTTGCCAAACCTCCATCGGCCCCGTCATGTGGCATCGCAAAGTCGGCAAAGCCGGAAAACCCATCAAGCTCAACATCGGCCTGCTGTGCTCCAAATCATTCGACGACTCAATATTTGAAGAACTCTTCGAAGCCAAATACGGGCTCGCCAAAGCCGACATGACCAAAATGAACATCAAAGGGGTGTTCCAAATTTGGATGCGTAACGGCGACTACCACGAAATAAATCTCAAAGAATGCCACGCCTGGACCAGAGAAGGCTGCCACCACTGCCCCGACTTCGCCGCCGAACACGCCGACATCTCCACCGGAGGCATCGGCGAAAACAAAGACTGGACACTAACCATCGTGCGCACCGAACTGGGCCGGCAAATCATCATGAAAATGCTGGAAGAAGGCGTCATCGAAGGTCGGCCCGGCGACAGCGACCCTGGAGCCATTGCCCTGATGAACAAACTGGCGGCCAAAAGTCGAGCCCGCTGGCCCGATTGGGCCAACAAAAGTGCCCGCCAAGGCATCGAAGTAAAAGCCGGTTAG
- a CDS encoding PPOX class F420-dependent oxidoreductase, whose amino-acid sequence MITDEKYARLTTYTRSGEAKTLPIWLADLGDGTCGFTTWSGSWKAKRLTNDPRVELQASDTRGHINEGSEPLTGTAIIAYDADFVRVRKAIQAKYGFEVTLIRLLVWLKTLFGGGGPSDCAIIITLQD is encoded by the coding sequence ATGATTACCGACGAAAAATACGCTCGCCTCACCACCTACACCCGTAGCGGCGAAGCCAAAACCTTGCCCATATGGCTCGCCGACCTCGGCGACGGCACCTGCGGATTCACCACATGGTCAGGATCATGGAAAGCCAAACGCCTTACCAACGACCCCCGTGTCGAACTGCAAGCAAGCGACACCCGTGGCCACATAAACGAAGGTTCAGAACCACTCACCGGCACCGCAATCATTGCCTACGACGCTGACTTTGTTCGCGTACGCAAAGCCATTCAAGCCAAATACGGGTTCGAAGTCACATTGATTCGCCTACTGGTCTGGTTAAAAACACTCTTTGGAGGCGGCGGGCCTTCCGACTGCGCCATCATCATCACCCTGCAGGACTAA
- a CDS encoding DUF3090 family protein, whose amino-acid sequence MNRPEINWDDTDVFATGTTGPSGRRVFYLQAQRASDLVSLKLEKQQVAGLAEFLNRMLDDLPPAEQPETDPTSLAASFTEPGEPAWVIGSLGVTYQQSTDRLVLFVEELIRDEDTEPAQARFPLSRHQVVAFVEQARQLVSEGRPPCPLCHEPLEATNDGWCPCAN is encoded by the coding sequence ATGAACCGGCCAGAAATCAACTGGGACGACACCGACGTCTTCGCCACCGGCACCACCGGGCCCTCAGGGAGACGAGTTTTTTACCTCCAAGCCCAACGAGCAAGCGACCTCGTTTCGCTCAAACTGGAAAAACAACAAGTGGCCGGTCTCGCCGAATTTTTAAACCGCATGCTCGACGACCTGCCGCCCGCTGAACAACCCGAAACCGACCCCACGAGCCTTGCTGCCTCGTTTACCGAACCCGGCGAACCCGCTTGGGTCATCGGCAGCCTGGGCGTCACCTACCAACAAAGCACCGATCGTCTCGTACTTTTTGTCGAAGAACTCATACGAGACGAAGACACCGAACCCGCCCAAGCACGCTTTCCCCTAAGCCGCCACCAAGTCGTAGCATTTGTTGAACAAGCACGGCAATTAGTCTCTGAAGGCCGACCTCCCTGCCCCCTTTGTCACGAACCGTTAGAAGCCACCAACGACGGTTGGTGCCCCTGTGCCAACTGA
- a CDS encoding uracil-DNA glycosylase, which translates to MDATRTLKVIHDEVVGCRACPRLVAWREQIALEKRAAYRDQDYWGKGVPGFGDPLASILVVGLAPAAHGANRTGRVFTGDRSGDFLFAALHRVGLANQPEATHRGDGLALTDVFVTAPVKCAPPANKPTPDERSACRPFFEREVAALSEVRVVVVLGQIGYQATAQEFGLSPRPKFGHGVEALLPDGRTILCSYHVSQQNTFTGRLTEPMFDEVLERAKVLASQR; encoded by the coding sequence ATGGATGCTACGAGAACGCTGAAGGTGATTCATGACGAAGTGGTGGGTTGCCGGGCTTGTCCGCGTCTGGTGGCGTGGCGTGAACAAATTGCTTTAGAAAAACGGGCAGCTTACCGGGACCAAGATTATTGGGGTAAAGGGGTACCGGGGTTTGGTGATCCGCTAGCCAGTATTTTGGTGGTGGGGTTGGCTCCGGCGGCTCATGGGGCCAATCGCACGGGTCGGGTTTTTACTGGTGACCGGTCGGGGGATTTTCTTTTTGCTGCTTTGCATCGGGTGGGTTTGGCGAACCAACCGGAAGCCACCCACCGGGGTGATGGTTTGGCTTTGACTGATGTTTTTGTGACGGCGCCAGTTAAATGTGCGCCGCCGGCCAATAAACCTACGCCGGACGAGCGGTCTGCTTGCCGACCGTTTTTTGAACGTGAGGTGGCGGCGTTGAGCGAGGTGCGGGTGGTGGTGGTGTTGGGCCAGATTGGTTATCAGGCCACGGCGCAAGAGTTTGGTTTGTCGCCTCGGCCCAAGTTTGGCCATGGGGTGGAGGCTTTGTTGCCAGATGGACGCACTATTTTGTGTTCGTACCATGTGAGTCAGCAGAATACTTTTACGGGCCGTTTGACCGAACCCATGTTTGATGAGGTGTTGGAACGGGCCAAGGTTTTGGCTAGCCAACGCTGA
- a CDS encoding phosphoglycerate mutase has protein sequence MASTFTQPTLVLYVRHGRTPTTGTTLPGRAPGLHLAAEGTAQAETAAQHLAGLATSKSKKAVAAVYASPMERTQETAAPIARALKLRVRKAPGLNECDFGKWTGRRLKELFRLKAWATVQRQPSVFRFPDGESFAEMQARITGQVADLVAQHPGQTIVCVSHADPIKAALAAALGTPLDLFQRIVVGPCSVSAVLYTAEKPVVLTINNSGPLTGLNLS, from the coding sequence ATGGCCTCCACCTTTACCCAACCAACCCTGGTGCTTTACGTTCGCCACGGACGCACCCCCACCACCGGCACCACCCTGCCCGGCCGAGCCCCCGGACTGCACCTCGCCGCCGAAGGAACCGCCCAAGCCGAAACAGCAGCCCAACACCTGGCCGGCCTCGCCACCAGCAAATCCAAAAAAGCAGTAGCCGCCGTTTACGCCTCGCCCATGGAACGCACCCAAGAAACCGCCGCCCCCATTGCTCGAGCCCTCAAACTACGAGTACGCAAAGCACCCGGCCTCAACGAATGCGACTTCGGCAAATGGACCGGCCGGCGCTTAAAAGAACTCTTTCGCCTCAAAGCCTGGGCCACCGTGCAACGCCAACCCAGCGTGTTTCGCTTTCCGGACGGCGAATCTTTCGCCGAAATGCAAGCCCGCATAACCGGCCAAGTAGCCGACTTAGTGGCCCAACACCCCGGCCAAACCATTGTTTGTGTCTCTCATGCCGACCCCATCAAAGCCGCCCTAGCCGCCGCCTTAGGCACCCCCCTCGACCTCTTTCAACGCATCGTGGTAGGGCCCTGCTCGGTAAGCGCTGTGCTTTACACCGCCGAAAAACCCGTAGTGCTCACCATCAACAACTCCGGGCCACTCACCGGGTTAAACCTCTCATGA
- a CDS encoding diacylglycerol kinase family lipid kinase encodes MKLLLVVNPSASSVTARTRIVIQKALSADHRLEVAATSRRGHATRLAQSAANDGFDMVVVLGGDGTLNEAANGLAGSETALAALPGGSTNVFARTIGLPDDPVEATGALLDAIEAGSTKRIGLGNINDRYFLFNAGIGFDAAVVEQVERRGGLLKRFAGHPLFVAATLNTWLRHYDHRRPGFKVTIDQKEGDHQPEEKPSVDGMFTVCLNTDPYTYLGTRGISFAPQTTLDTPLAVVTFRSLSPTRLGPVFANALGFGRGQVADSGFIDHHTDVTQATITAYHPVPWQVDGDYLGQAEEFHLRHEPDVLDLVIPLGNSQTV; translated from the coding sequence ATGAAATTGCTTCTTGTGGTGAACCCTTCGGCGTCGTCGGTAACGGCACGAACGCGCATTGTTATTCAAAAAGCATTATCGGCCGACCACCGGCTCGAAGTCGCCGCCACTAGCCGCCGCGGCCACGCCACCCGACTGGCACAAAGCGCCGCCAACGACGGTTTCGACATGGTGGTAGTCCTCGGCGGTGACGGCACCCTCAACGAAGCAGCCAACGGCCTCGCCGGCAGCGAAACCGCCCTCGCCGCCCTCCCCGGAGGATCCACCAACGTATTCGCCCGCACCATCGGCCTCCCCGACGACCCCGTCGAGGCCACCGGCGCCCTCCTCGACGCCATCGAAGCCGGCTCCACCAAACGCATCGGCCTCGGAAACATCAACGACCGCTACTTCCTCTTTAACGCCGGCATCGGTTTCGACGCCGCCGTAGTCGAACAAGTAGAACGCCGTGGCGGGTTACTCAAACGCTTCGCCGGGCACCCACTGTTTGTCGCCGCCACCCTCAACACCTGGCTCCGCCACTACGACCACCGACGCCCCGGATTCAAAGTCACCATTGACCAAAAAGAAGGCGACCATCAACCAGAAGAAAAACCCAGCGTGGATGGCATGTTCACCGTATGCCTCAACACCGACCCCTACACCTACCTCGGCACCCGCGGCATCTCCTTCGCCCCCCAAACCACCCTCGACACCCCGCTAGCCGTAGTCACCTTCCGCTCCCTGTCGCCCACCCGACTCGGCCCAGTATTTGCCAACGCCCTAGGTTTCGGCCGCGGCCAAGTAGCCGACAGTGGGTTCATAGACCACCACACCGACGTCACCCAAGCCACCATCACCGCCTACCACCCCGTGCCCTGGCAAGTCGACGGCGACTACCTCGGTCAAGCCGAAGAATTTCATCTACGCCACGAACCCGATGTGCTGGACTTAGTTATACCCCTCGGCAACAGCCAAACTGTTTAG
- a CDS encoding ROK family protein, with translation MIIGIDVGGTNARALLIDPDSGQIKDRCQTLSVGTGPELVTALTGLINQLRTSETTAVGLAIAGLVNRTGTVHYSPHLPGLLDYPIGPELQKDCGLPVAVSNDATAGTWAEARLGAGQHCDNFAFVALGTGIGAGFVLNGQLVLGAHGFAGEAGHMTINAQGPTHVTGQPGPWEYFASGNALGRLGQEAAAAGNFAHGLAAAGSAQAITGQHVSTAVAARDPQALEIFDHYCQEIARGAASLATLLDLERIVLGGGLAAIGEPLRSSVADRLPTMLFGAFHRPEVEVCLAQQGPDAGALGAALIAQNQDASKKDPQ, from the coding sequence ATGATCATTGGCATAGACGTCGGCGGCACGAACGCTCGAGCGCTCCTCATCGACCCAGACTCCGGCCAGATAAAAGACCGCTGCCAAACCCTCAGCGTCGGAACCGGCCCCGAGTTAGTCACTGCCTTGACCGGCTTGATCAACCAATTACGAACCAGCGAAACCACCGCCGTAGGCCTCGCCATCGCCGGGTTAGTAAACCGCACCGGAACCGTGCACTACTCCCCCCACCTGCCCGGGCTTTTGGACTACCCCATCGGCCCCGAACTGCAAAAAGACTGCGGCCTCCCGGTAGCGGTCAGCAACGATGCCACTGCCGGAACCTGGGCCGAAGCCCGCCTCGGCGCCGGCCAACACTGCGACAACTTTGCTTTCGTCGCCCTAGGCACCGGCATCGGTGCTGGCTTCGTTCTCAACGGACAACTGGTACTTGGCGCCCACGGGTTTGCCGGAGAAGCCGGACACATGACCATCAACGCCCAAGGCCCCACCCACGTCACCGGCCAACCCGGGCCTTGGGAATACTTCGCCTCCGGTAACGCCCTCGGCCGACTTGGCCAAGAAGCCGCCGCCGCCGGAAACTTCGCCCACGGGTTAGCCGCCGCCGGCTCAGCCCAAGCCATCACCGGCCAACATGTTTCAACCGCCGTAGCCGCCCGCGACCCACAAGCCTTAGAAATCTTTGACCACTACTGTCAAGAAATTGCTCGAGGTGCCGCCAGCCTGGCCACCCTGCTGGACTTAGAACGCATCGTCTTAGGCGGCGGGCTCGCAGCCATTGGCGAACCCCTACGCAGTAGCGTGGCTGATCGGCTTCCCACCATGTTATTCGGGGCCTTCCACCGTCCAGAAGTAGAAGTTTGCTTAGCCCAACAAGGCCCCGACGCCGGAGCGCTCGGTGCCGCACTTATCGCCCAAAACCAAGACGCCTCCAAGAAAGACCCCCAATGA
- a CDS encoding electron transfer flavoprotein subunit beta/FixA family protein → MNIVVCVKQIPDPADPGALDPETKTLKRDVKLILDESDSYGVEMALQLLDGSDEGEVRLVSMAPNNEVGGLRTALAMGAASAVLVSDEALAGSDSLSTAKVLVEAIKRSEPTLILTATESSDGYTGTVPVQIAELLDLPSVTFAKEITINGDTVTVKRQTEDGYDEVECPLPCVVSVTAGVVEPRYPSFKGIMAAKNKPVEELDLAGLGIDVSTVGWAGARQEITEVTEAAAREAGEIIVDEGDAHERIVAFLDDLKVL, encoded by the coding sequence ATGAACATAGTCGTATGTGTAAAACAGATTCCCGACCCAGCTGACCCTGGTGCTCTGGACCCCGAAACAAAAACCCTCAAGCGTGATGTCAAACTCATTCTGGACGAATCAGATTCGTACGGAGTAGAGATGGCTCTACAGCTCCTCGACGGATCCGACGAAGGCGAAGTGCGCTTGGTCTCCATGGCTCCCAATAACGAGGTCGGTGGTTTACGCACCGCTCTGGCCATGGGTGCGGCAAGCGCCGTGTTGGTAAGCGACGAAGCCCTAGCTGGCTCCGACTCCTTGTCTACCGCCAAAGTGCTGGTCGAAGCCATCAAACGCAGCGAACCGACTTTGATTTTGACCGCTACAGAATCCAGCGACGGCTACACCGGTACCGTCCCTGTGCAAATTGCTGAGCTGCTTGACCTGCCTTCGGTTACTTTCGCCAAGGAGATCACCATTAACGGCGACACGGTAACGGTAAAACGTCAAACCGAAGATGGCTACGACGAAGTTGAATGCCCACTGCCTTGCGTGGTGTCGGTAACTGCTGGTGTAGTTGAACCCCGCTACCCGTCTTTCAAAGGCATCATGGCCGCCAAAAACAAGCCAGTCGAAGAACTTGACTTGGCTGGTTTAGGGATTGACGTCAGCACTGTTGGTTGGGCTGGTGCTCGCCAAGAAATCACTGAGGTGACCGAGGCTGCGGCCCGGGAAGCCGGAGAAATTATTGTCGACGAAGGTGACGCTCACGAACGCATTGTGGCGTTCCTGGACGACCTCAAGGTTCTTTAG
- a CDS encoding ATPase — protein sequence MATLSELCREHTAMGEAEIEHLQNLTSLWGLLADLSFADLLLYAPKAGEAQAGLVLLGHMRPTTGMTLYRADLVGQTFSSDRRPVVDECFTNGAITEGLVQIGTDREVSIRAVPVRVDGEIVAVLARERLFSEDRPATVQERTYRRVFRRFVDMIDRGDFPYQEEERLRHRTPRVGDGLLLVDSEGRIEFASPNAVSALHRLGMRRAVVGSRLEDTGLEAVMLRQAFARRAAVISEPDEGHEVDLVSHCFPLLDGRTATGAIVLVRDVTDLRRRDRQLVSKDATIREVHHRVKNNLQTISSLLRLQGRRLKSVEARAALEESVRRVAAIAVVHETLAQSPDDDVAFTDLVRPLVRVVEESVSSPERPLSFTVEGEAGVLPSQMTTTLAVVLTELLQNAVDHAYRGAAVPESGEPGRVNIVLDRRSDRLLVRVTDDGVGLPEGFNLAESDGLGLTIVRTFVESQLGGTITLSPVQRGTGTVAEVRIPSNRLSGPWDDAQEPVA from the coding sequence ATGGCTACGTTGAGCGAACTTTGTCGTGAACACACGGCAATGGGTGAAGCAGAGATAGAGCATCTGCAAAACCTCACCAGTTTGTGGGGGTTGCTGGCCGACTTGTCGTTTGCTGACCTATTGCTTTACGCCCCCAAGGCTGGGGAGGCGCAAGCTGGTTTGGTGCTGTTGGGGCACATGCGCCCCACCACTGGTATGACCTTGTATCGCGCTGACTTGGTGGGGCAAACGTTTTCTTCTGATCGCCGCCCGGTAGTGGATGAGTGTTTTACTAACGGGGCCATAACCGAAGGTTTGGTGCAAATTGGTACGGACCGTGAGGTTTCTATTCGGGCGGTTCCGGTGCGGGTAGATGGCGAGATTGTGGCGGTGCTGGCGCGGGAGCGTTTGTTTAGCGAGGATCGTCCGGCCACGGTGCAGGAACGTACCTATCGTCGAGTGTTTCGCCGCTTTGTTGACATGATTGATCGGGGGGATTTTCCCTATCAAGAAGAGGAGCGCTTGCGTCACCGGACGCCACGGGTAGGGGACGGCTTGTTGTTGGTCGATAGCGAGGGGCGCATTGAGTTTGCTTCGCCTAATGCGGTGTCGGCTTTGCATCGTTTGGGTATGCGAAGGGCTGTGGTGGGTTCGCGCTTAGAAGACACCGGCTTGGAGGCCGTAATGCTGCGTCAAGCTTTTGCGCGCCGTGCGGCCGTTATCAGCGAGCCTGATGAGGGCCACGAGGTGGATTTGGTGTCCCATTGTTTTCCGTTGCTTGATGGCCGCACCGCTACGGGGGCCATTGTGTTGGTGCGCGATGTGACGGACCTGCGTCGCCGGGATCGCCAGTTGGTATCTAAGGACGCCACTATTCGTGAGGTCCATCACCGGGTAAAAAATAATTTGCAAACTATTTCGTCGCTGCTGCGTTTGCAGGGCCGCCGTTTGAAGTCGGTGGAGGCTCGAGCAGCTTTGGAGGAGTCGGTGCGCCGGGTGGCCGCTATTGCGGTGGTGCACGAAACGTTGGCCCAAAGTCCGGATGATGATGTGGCGTTTACTGATTTGGTGCGGCCGTTGGTGCGGGTCGTGGAGGAAAGTGTTTCGTCGCCGGAGCGGCCGTTGTCGTTTACGGTGGAGGGTGAGGCGGGGGTGTTGCCGTCGCAGATGACCACTACTTTGGCGGTGGTGCTCACCGAGTTATTACAAAATGCGGTGGATCATGCTTACCGGGGGGCGGCGGTTCCAGAAAGCGGTGAACCGGGGCGAGTGAACATTGTGTTGGACCGGCGTAGCGACAGGTTGTTGGTGCGGGTCACCGATGATGGGGTGGGTTTGCCTGAGGGGTTCAACCTGGCGGAGTCTGATGGTTTGGGTCTCACCATTGTGCGTACTTTTGTAGAAAGCCAGTTGGGGGGCACCATTACGTTGTCACCGGTGCAGCGAGGGACGGGCACGGTGGCTGAGGTGCGTATCCCGAGCAATCGTTTATCGGGGCCTTGGGATGACGCACAGGAGCCGGTTGCTTAG
- a CDS encoding SCO1664 family protein, with amino-acid sequence MPWSSNATCLVDISYDGLLIQGVYKPAQGERPLHDFPLGIYRREVAAWELTKQLGWGLIPPTVLRDGPHGEGSVQLYIPCDYAQHFFTLRENPDHHSALQRLAAFDLVSNNTDRKGGHVLAGDDGKMWAIDNALSFHQQFKVRTVIWDWAGQPLSEELLNDLWRLVGDGPSPALASLLDPFETDALITRSRALATNGCLPHDTGGRSVPWPLL; translated from the coding sequence ATGCCTTGGTCATCAAACGCCACTTGCCTGGTAGATATTTCTTACGATGGTCTTTTGATTCAGGGCGTATACAAACCCGCCCAAGGCGAACGCCCCCTCCACGACTTTCCCCTCGGCATCTACCGGCGTGAGGTTGCTGCTTGGGAACTCACCAAACAACTGGGTTGGGGGTTGATTCCTCCCACCGTTTTGCGTGACGGTCCGCACGGCGAAGGCTCAGTACAGCTTTATATTCCCTGCGACTACGCACAGCACTTTTTTACTCTGCGAGAAAACCCCGACCACCACTCGGCCCTACAACGACTCGCCGCTTTTGACCTCGTGTCCAACAACACCGACCGAAAAGGCGGGCATGTCCTTGCCGGAGACGACGGAAAAATGTGGGCCATAGATAACGCTTTAAGTTTCCATCAACAATTCAAAGTACGCACCGTCATATGGGATTGGGCCGGCCAACCCCTCAGTGAAGAACTCCTAAACGATCTGTGGCGCCTGGTGGGTGACGGGCCTTCACCAGCGTTGGCCTCCTTACTCGACCCTTTCGAAACCGATGCTTTGATCACCCGGTCACGAGCCCTCGCTACCAACGGGTGCCTTCCCCACGACACCGGCGGGCGTTCCGTACCCTGGCCGCTGCTATGA
- a CDS encoding electron transfer flavoprotein subunit alpha/FixB family protein, with protein sequence MGISTIWIYGEAANGSASSTTLELLTKARELADTVEVIVHGDAAALATELGAHGATSVQSIGDLAGGLAGPQIASAIAGAIAAGTGPDVVLCATTYDGRDIAGRLSAKLDAPVVTNVVDLVADGDRLLGVEPVFGGVVNVTTGFTSDSTAIFLVRPKSFEASSTGGAAAAVGSLAAGDTGNTGTSVVKDRFVEETSGPKLDEAAVVVSGGRGLGEAEKYEMIESLAKLLKGAPGASRAVVDSGWVPYSYQVGQTGKVVKPTVYLACGISGATQHLVGMKGSANIIAINKDEEAPIFGVADLGIVGDVHKVLPKLIEALEARG encoded by the coding sequence ATGGGAATTTCAACTATCTGGATTTACGGCGAAGCCGCCAACGGGTCTGCTTCGAGCACCACCCTTGAGTTACTGACCAAGGCCCGTGAGTTGGCCGACACCGTAGAGGTAATCGTTCACGGCGATGCCGCCGCTTTAGCGACTGAACTTGGTGCTCATGGAGCAACCAGTGTGCAATCCATCGGCGATCTGGCCGGCGGCTTAGCCGGTCCACAAATCGCTTCGGCTATTGCCGGAGCAATCGCTGCTGGCACCGGCCCTGACGTCGTGTTGTGTGCCACCACCTACGACGGGCGTGATATCGCCGGTCGTTTGTCGGCTAAACTTGATGCCCCAGTTGTTACCAACGTGGTTGACTTGGTTGCTGACGGTGACCGTTTGTTGGGTGTCGAACCAGTGTTTGGTGGCGTAGTAAACGTAACCACCGGCTTTACCAGTGACAGCACCGCAATTTTCTTGGTACGCCCCAAGTCGTTCGAAGCATCCTCTACCGGTGGCGCAGCGGCCGCCGTGGGCTCTTTGGCCGCCGGCGACACCGGCAACACCGGCACTTCGGTGGTTAAAGACCGTTTCGTAGAAGAAACCAGCGGCCCCAAACTTGATGAAGCAGCGGTTGTTGTTTCGGGCGGGCGTGGCCTGGGCGAAGCCGAAAAATACGAGATGATCGAAAGTCTGGCCAAACTTCTCAAAGGCGCCCCCGGCGCTTCTCGAGCAGTGGTGGACTCCGGTTGGGTGCCTTACTCCTACCAGGTCGGTCAAACCGGCAAGGTTGTAAAGCCAACCGTTTATTTGGCTTGCGGCATTTCTGGTGCCACCCAGCATTTGGTTGGGATGAAAGGCAGCGCCAACATCATCGCCATCAACAAAGACGAAGAAGCACCCATTTTTGGGGTAGCGGATCTCGGCATTGTGGGCGACGTGCACAAGGTGTTGCCCAAGCTGATTGAAGCACTCGAAGCCCGAGGCTAA
- a CDS encoding glycerophosphodiester phosphodiesterase yields MTDTSLNASPGRPLVIAHRGASADHQENTLEAFAGALQQGADWVELDVRRSADGVLMVHHDAHLADGQLIRELDAEALPGYIPSLAEAFEAFDGLGVNIEIKSLPGEPDHEDMVMVCEAVVGLAAAYRPPELVRVSSFNIGAVDRIRETDPNLPTGWLTVERIGSHLILDRTVAHGHGAVHPWDELVDQSLVDDAHQRGLKVLVWTVDDEDRIAELASWSVDGIITNRPGVARRILDELA; encoded by the coding sequence ATGACTGATACTTCTTTGAACGCTTCTCCAGGACGGCCGTTGGTGATTGCTCACCGGGGGGCGTCTGCGGATCATCAGGAAAACACGTTGGAGGCTTTTGCGGGGGCGCTCCAGCAAGGTGCCGATTGGGTTGAGTTGGATGTGCGGCGTTCGGCTGATGGGGTGTTGATGGTGCACCATGATGCCCATTTGGCTGACGGCCAGCTTATTCGAGAGTTGGATGCAGAGGCGTTGCCGGGTTACATCCCGAGTTTGGCTGAGGCTTTTGAGGCGTTTGATGGCCTGGGGGTAAATATTGAGATTAAGAGTTTGCCTGGCGAGCCAGATCATGAGGACATGGTGATGGTGTGTGAGGCGGTGGTGGGTTTAGCTGCGGCGTATCGTCCGCCGGAGTTGGTGCGGGTGTCGTCGTTTAATATTGGTGCCGTTGACCGTATTCGTGAAACGGACCCCAATTTGCCGACCGGCTGGTTGACGGTGGAACGCATCGGTTCGCATTTGATTTTGGATCGCACGGTGGCTCATGGCCATGGGGCGGTGCATCCGTGGGACGAGTTGGTGGATCAATCTTTGGTGGATGATGCGCATCAGCGGGGGTTAAAGGTTTTGGTGTGGACGGTGGATGACGAGGACCGTATTGCTGAGTTGGCGTCTTGGAGCGTTGACGGCATTATCACCAATCGGCCGGGTGTAGCCCGCCGGATACTCGACGAGTTGGCCTGA